caccacacctagctggtgttagatgattttttttttttttttggaaaggatgtttttaaatcattaagtttataaacaaaaaagtttaaaattatttgtttcaaAACTATAAGAAGACAATTTACGTACTACTTTTCACATCTCTGTTAGTTttttgagagaggaaaagaggaagtagCCATGGCAGGAAAATCTCAGAGCTCTGCTCTGTAAGTGAGTTCTTTACCACAGAGGCTCTATAGTCTGCAATTGCTTTCAAGTCTGCttgttttttttcatgtttttctttttctcttttctccagttCAGCATCAGCTTCAGAAATATCTCTAGAAATAATCAAATCTTCAGTATCaagtttctcttttattagtttacttaggaaattatttattcttcctcTCCGTTCTTCCATTAGCCTGTAACAGAACAACCACATTTGCCAAATCAACCTGAACAGCTCTGTAATGGAGTTATAATACATTCATTAAGGaatctgaaataatttaaaatcatctaAAAAAAGATATGTGGTTCactttatatatagttatatcaAGTAGAAATTAATTTGCTATAAAAATTTCATTCTTGagataaataaggaaattaattTCATAACTACAAAGTAGCATGTATACTAAAAATTTCCAAGTGAGCAATATGTACAATATAATCCCATGTATACTTATTTAAGAAAAGCTGTTAAAACTCTCTTCAACACTGGAGATACTTTCACATATGCCTGCATGTGCTCATGAGTATATGGGTGGGTACAAGTGAAGACCAGAAGCTCGTGTTGCAATTCTTCCTCTATAGGTCTcagcattttcattttttgagacagggtttcactatgtagccttggctagcctggaactgctGCATAAAGCAGGCTGTCTTCAAATCTACAGAGATTCTTGCGTctctgttttccaagtgctgggattaaaaacatgcaccATCTGCTagctttgctttgttcttcttttgaATCTCACAGTGGCTGCTGGAGATCCTTCAGGATCCACTcattcccatcccctccccagaCTGGGATTAGCCCCACCACCATGTGCAGCAGTATGTGCTTGTGCAGCCCAGAATATATTTTGGAATTCGTTGTTGGACTGTTCTACTTGCTCTAACACTGAGACTTACACTATAAAAatcctttctttaaataaaacctTGGAGATAACTAAGTTACCAAAATACTAAATAATTCATCCTCTCACCAAATCCCACCTGGAACCAAATCATAGCTGTGTTGATTTCATCTGTTTATGTGTCCCTGGCCCTAACATTATTATGTTTCTGAGGCTAGGACTGCATGAGTTCTCTCTCTAGTCCAGGGCCAAGTATGTCTGGACCATCATACACAATAAGCACATTTTATTAAAGCAATGAGAGAAGGAGactaaacagaaatattttaattagttatgGCAGATTCACTAATTTATTAAGTGAGTTTGTGAAGTCTTGTATGAAAAATCATGGAAAGGACAGCATTCCTGGATGAAAAGAAAGTAGATTCTGAAGTGGGAAAGAAGtggtatgtatatgcatatatgtatacatgtatctatGCAGATGGTGGTACAGGCCGTGAGAATGCTAGAGAGCCATGCAGAAGACTTGTAGAAAAGGTGCTTCACTTAATATTTCAAAACACTGTTCTAAATGCATTTACAGATGGAACACTTAactatttgcatatattattcTAGGTACTGAGAGCTTAACAGTAAAAATGTGTCAAAGACTTCCACCCTTGTGTGAGTCTTCTCAGTGCTTTAACAGAATGCCTAGTTTAAGAACTTAAAAGGAGGTATTGTTTATCTCCACTCATGTTTTCAGAGGTGTCAGTTGATCATGGAGGGAAGAGAATGGCAGAACAGGACTGGAAAATGGCAGCCAGGAAGAAGGATAAAGAAAGAGCAGAGGTGtgtagagagagatggctcaccagttgagagcacttgttgctcttccgaGGATCCAGGctggattcctagcacccatgacCAGCTTATAACCACCcctaactccagatccaggggagccaatgccctcttctgacctctgctggcaCCAAGTACATACGTGGTGCACAGACTGACATGGaagcaaaacacttatatatacaattaataaatctaattttaaaatttttaaaaaaagaaaaagaaaggctggCAAAGGATGCAGCCCCAAGAGTGTATTCTACTTCTCTCAATTAGGCTCCACCTGTTCACACCTCTCAAGAACCATTGTCTCCTGAGAGATGGGGTGAGCAGTTCTCTCTAGCATGCACGCCCACCCTGCTGTATTGCATTGCTGTAACTCCAAAAGCATCAATGCCCACTGACTATGAACCAAAACTCTCCAAgtctgtgagccaaaataaaactgcTCTCATTTTAGGCAGAAGAGTCAGGTGTTTCCTGCAATACTGGAAAGTTTACTACTAAAgggtgatttttctttgttttttacttttaatttttgggTTTTACTCTAGAAGATGCAACTTTTAATTGAGATACTCTTGAAAATCTTCCATGGGAAGGAGATACTTACTAAAGATCTAGGAGTTCGGGCCATAATGGcaccttttatcccagtacttggtaggcagaggcaagtggatctctgtgtgtttgaggacaacctggtctacatagtgagttcaagaataGCCAGAgttaggccaggtgtggtggtgctcgcctttaatccctgcacttgggaggcagaggcaggtggatttctgagtttgaggccagcctggtctaccaagtaagttccaggacagccagagctatacagaaaaaccccgtcttgaatgaaaaacaaacaaacaaacaaacaaaaagaatagccagggttatatagaaagaccttgcctcaaaaaataaaaataaaaataaaaacacacacctAAGACAGTGGTGAGGCCCATACTGGGGCACGTCTGTTGtggcatttccagagaggttaTCAGAGAGGGAAAGTCCCATCCTAAGTATGGGCTGGGGTCGTGGACTGaacaggagaggaaaagagaaaaggaactgagCCGTGAACCAGCACTGATCTCGCTCGCTTTCTGGTCCACGTTGATCTGAACAGTctcatgcttctgcctccacagCCGTGAGAGGCTCTGGCCACCATGCCTTTCCACCACATATGGCTATGTATATacctgaaactgtgagcctaGATAAACTCTGCCTTCATTATGTTGTTTCTTGTCAGGTACTCAgctacagcaatgagaaaaggaaaagtatAGACCAGTGACTCATAGAGCCTCCTCCACATCAGTGCTCCCTCTCCTACAGCATGCCAGTGTTTTCAACCATCTACCAGAGAGTTCTGGAATGTTCCATGGTACACCTCAACACCCATGTCCCAAACAGAAACTATCAGGTCACTAAATGTCATCTATGAGACTTCAGTTCCCAAAGACAACTATCATAGTGTAATTTCTGAGTCACTGGAATGTGATCTCAGATAGCACCTTGGTGACTATATTATGTTAAAGTCCTACCTGTGGggtagacagatggctcagcagtaaagaatgcttattgctcttacagaggacccaggttagattTCAGCACCCTCATGATGGCTTACAACAACCCACAACTTCAATTTCAAGGAATGCAGTGTGAACACACGGATGTGgtacacttacatgcacacaatCAAAACATTCATACTCATAAGATAAATAAgtctgaaagtatttttaaatcctACCTATGTGTTTCAGCTTCTTTGTCCATCCTCATCTGTATCAGACGTTTTTTGGCTTTGATAAACTTTCTAATCTTTTCGTCTTCctcctcttgctgctgctgttctacAGCTCGGATGATGTTTTTATCATGCATACTGTCCTTAAGGAAATAAGTATGTATTGTCACTGAAGTGCCTTTCAATACATCTACCAAAAGCCTGTCAAGTAGTCATGGCTTCTCACCCAGTTATTTCTCTTCTAAAAATGTATCTCAAAGTAATAATCAGTAATCCAGTTAATGTTCATGTTAAGATTTATGTACATTAACAAAAAaacatattgaaaataatttacaaGTATTCAGTAATACAGAAATGGTTAAGTAAACTGTAATCTCAGTGATGTGAGATTTTAGAACATATCTTTTTAAAGTAACAGAAATTACTAACTTCCCAAACACCGTTGATTGCAAAGATGCTCAAGGATATACTTCATCAAGAGGGAGAGTAAATAAGAAACAGAAGACATCAGAGTCGGGAGTAAGAGGAGCGGTCCTAGAGAGTGGCCAGGCAAGCCCCAGGATGACAGCTGGGCAGCAGGCAGGCCTAGCAAACAAGCAGTCCCAAAGGAGAGGGCATGGAGGGCTCTCCATAGGTAAGTTCTAACAACATAGAGGACTGCTTACTATTCAGGCAAATATTGAAAATTAGCATCAATATATAATTTGGCAGAATTTACTGAATATATGGAAAAGCCAAgtgatcaaaataaaaatttaaaaaggtcaAAATAAAGTCACTAAGCAAATGAAAATCAAGGTAGACAAGCAAGCATTTGTAATACCAGGCACAGAGATGCATAGCTGTGGTCTGTGTGGCTGGGggactaaggcaggagaatcacaaatgTGAGGTCAGTCACGGTTGCATagggagactctgtcttaaaaaaaaaatgaaaatgaacgtTCATGTAACGAAAGAGCCATGGCCCAGAGCTTGGGTCTGCAGAGGCGAATATTTACACAGTCCTGGTGCGGATGTCAGCGTGATGCCGTGGGAAGGGTAAGGAGATGAGAAGTACACTACAAAGAGAAAGCCAGACCCTCCACAGCCTGGACAAATGGGCAGATAATGCCTGAAAACTAATTAACAATCACACTGATAGCATTTGGAGCCCGATTATAAAAACTACATAcagggactggcaagatggctcaaggaGGTCGGGTAGCTGAGCCTTCTGGTCCTGAGGTCCCAGGCCTCATGTGGTCAGAGACTGGGAAGCACAGGGGACAAAGCAATGAGTACCTCTCCTTTTCCAACCTCTCAGTGCTTGAGGCTTTAACTTTGCAATATAAAacgctgggactggagagatgactcagtggttaaaagcactggctgctcctccagaggacccagggtcagtccccagcacccacatggaggttcacagccatctgtaactccagttccaagggatccagcaccctctttctggcctctgcaagcacaacacacatatggtgcacagccatacatacatgcaggcaaaacacccatgcacataaagtaaaaatacaaatgtttaaaaatgttagaGACAAAATCCATGAAATCAAATAAATGATGATATCCCTATGCTATCACAACAGAAGTTATACATAAATCACCTCATTCATTCCTAACAACTTTAGTTTTAAAGaatcttcctgttttctttcctacatGAGATCACAGGCACCTGCTGTGTAACTGCCTGACGGTGGCATTTCCAACTTACAAGGAACAGTTTCCTGCTtgcatctctctcttcctgtttcttgctTAGGTTTTTCTTCATCTCTATTTCATACAGCAAATTCTGCCGCTTTATCTCCTCAGCatctttttcttcacttttctttcttgcttcttcttcctctttgtgttCCTTTATtctaaagcaaaaaacaaaagtgtaaccaagagtaaggaaaaaaaaaagtcatatctTAGAAAAAAGAACCAGGTGCTCTGAAGCTTAAGGAAGGATATAGGGAAAGGAAGACACAAAGTGGCAGTGACAGAAACAATCTGAACGACCCAGGCTGCCCACATTTGCCAGGCTTCAAGCCTATTTtgttccttaaaacaaaacaaaacaaaaacaaaaacaaaacaaaacaaaaaaaaaaccaaaaaacctgcCAGCAGGCTCAAGGGCTCCCTTTCTTTAGAAAGGACACTTAGCTGAGtaagaggaaggaatgaagacaTTTGTGGGCTCCAGCCAGAGGCTGATGGTGCAGCGGGCACAGCTAAAACCCTAAGAGATTGGTTTTGATAGAAAGAGCCACAGAGGAGGGCTCCATACCCAATGGGCCACTCTGGTTGCTATTCCTCCTATAGCTCCCTGCTAGTTGGCTACTAATGCTTCTAAGTTGTGAGCTCCAAAGACTTGCCAATTCTCAGGGCTCCTGGGTGGGTTCTTCGGGGATCTCTGGAGGCCAGCCTCACAGCACAGCCCTGATCAGGAAGGTTCTACTCTACTCACTGCCCACACTCCAGGAGCAGCAGCACTTCCTAGCAGACTCTGATCCCTGGGGTCCCTTACCTGGCAGGCACCCTTGAGCACATAGCAAGATTCCTGCGTCCCACAGTCTGTGTTCTCCTctaattgtttttccttctgaacAGGTGGCTCAGGAGAAGTCAACAATCTAAACAGACAGCTAAAAGAATGAGCTGCTCTTTCATATGCATGCAACGAAGCCAACTTTCTCCAGCAGTCTTTTTGCATCAGGGAGAGAAAAACTCCCTTCTGCTAAGCCACAGAAGCCTACACAGGGAAGTAGGCCAAGAAATTTAGCACAGACAAAAAGTAAAGAAGCTTAGAAGTTAGAGTGCTCCCTCTAAGAGAAACTAAAGAAACCAAGGGTTGTGCTGGTCCTTTTAAGTTTAGGACAGaacaacaaaataccaaaggTTGCAGCTTTAGGACTGGAGAGACAAGAATGGTAACAGGCCTACAACTTCTGTATCAGGCCTACAACTTCAGGTAACAATAgcttctggtgccctcttctggcctttacgGAAATATACCACATGTCTTATTCACACAGACTTATTCTGGCCTTTACAGGAATATACCACGTGTCgtattcacaaacacatacacacaaacaaatacagggtttggttttttttctgatCAACTTGACACTCAAGATTTACCATCAACAATACCAAACATCCTTGTAATGTAGTCAGCTTTTGTTGATTAAAGTCTGCCCAGTGTATTGGGTTGAAAAGGgccaggactcaggaggagggaggtggtGTGGATGACTGATGTCTGCTCGAAACCTGAGAGTTGAAAATAAGATACgaatgtttctatttatttgttgaaCCAGAGGACCTGAAATTTCCATGAACATCCTAAATTTGCATTAAGTCAAATTACCCAAGTAAGGTAAAAATCTTTACTGATaggtaattaaaaatgtaattgttATGACAGCTACCAGTCAATGACAACATCACTCCTTTTTACTGGTACAGCAGGTGCTTCCCTCACATCCATGCTCAGAATGCATAATTGCTTTCTATCCAAGGAATGAGTCAGGCAGTGGATGCACAGACATGTTTGTCTTCCAGATTGGCTAGCACACTCTAGAGCACCTCTGCTGTGCTCTGCACATAGCATGATGGCTGACAGTCCAACCGTGTTAAAGAGGGTTCACACTCTCACTGTCCCAAGTTGTGCTGATCGAACTTCTCTCAAGCTCACCCATACTTTCAATAGTCTTATAAAAGCAATGGAGAGGCTGGGCGTggtaatacatgcctttaattcagcacacagacagaggaaaaggcagaggcaggaggatctctgtgattcaaggtcagtctggtctacggAGTTCATGCCAGATCAGCCAGGACTACCTTGttttaaagatagatagatagatagatagatagatagatagatagatagatagatagatagacagacagacagatttttatcacagcaggaaAGTTTGGTCCTTATAGACAATCCAGGAAGCATCAGTACTAGATTAATTACCCAGCCATCTTACATTCAGCATGTACAAAGCCAAATTCACCACCTTCCTCTTTTAGGTGGATCCTTGTGGTCTCATTTTGGTGAACAGTGCCATCTTTGCAGTTGCCTGTGCTGGAGGCCCAAGTCCCTCTGTACCTCTCAGCCCCTTATTCAATTTCCTAATAGCAATTTATTGAAGTCATACCTCAATGATTTCAATGTTTCCGTGATGAAACAGCTAACAAGGAACTTACATTAGAGTTAGGAACTGCAACTAAAAACTGCAATATGTCATAAAGAAAGCTAgagacagccaggcagtggtggtgcacacacctttaatcccagccctcaggaggcagaggcaggtggatctctgtgagtttgaggccagcctgatctacaaagtgagctcaggctacacaaagaaaagccCCGTcgtaaagaacaaaaacaaaatcaaaatcaaagcaaaaacaaaaaaggaggaggaaagaaagagagataaagaaagaaaacgagagaaagaagagagacaagaaagagTAACAACAGAGTCATGCAGCTCTCTCTGGACTGAGCTGTGCACCAAGATACACACGGCCTCTGAGATGGTAAAAAGACCACAGATAAATAACAGGAAAGTAAACTGCAGAGAGAAAAAGCAGTAAGTGAGAAGTACTGAAGCCAGAAAGTTCTTAGCAGGTACTCAAGGCCCTGGAAGGCAAGGGCATGAGTCAGGTACTGAGGAAATGGACACGTGGCAGGAGAGAAGCTTGAGATAAAATGAGGTTAGACTCCACAGGGCCACGTCCTCAATTTACTTTAAATGACTGGAAAGCTACTGCAGCACCAAAACTATTAGAATAATTGGATAGATTTTCATTTTAGTGGAATATTATAGATGATGAATAGAAAAGGCAATAGGGAATAAGAGAGGGTGGGGTTTATTAGGAGCCGATGCAATATTCCGCGCAGGAGATGAGAGCATCTGGGCCTGAGATGATGGCTATAAATTCAAGACTTTCTTTTGGAGTAAAACAAATGACCACAAATTGCTTATAGATTTGTTGTGGAACATAAAGGAGATGAGGGGTCAAGGTAGACAGTGGGATTTCTGGTTTGAAGTGGGTGGATATAGGTGCCACTGGGCAGTCCACTGCACTGGTAGGGAATTCATAATCATCTCTGAGGTACCAATGAGACTGTGATGGAGATCTGTTGGAGGCAGTTGGATTTGTAAAACTAGAGCTCAAAGGAGTGGTTGAGATCTATGAGATGGGCTTTGGCCCTCTTCACTCTTTCTACCCTTCTCGTAAAGGAACTTAACCAGGGGAGAGTGCTGCAGAGCCAATAGGATACAAAAGTAATCAGTCAAAAAAATGTAACacaggtcttactatgtagccttggctggcctggaactctctatgtagtccaggctggcctcaaactcagggatcttactacctctgcctctcaaacactgaggatgaaaggtgtgtaccaccaagtcCAGCAGTAAAATCTCCTTAAGCAGGCTCTGTGAAGCTCTTCCTACAGAAATTAACTACCTGCAGAAGGAACGAGAAACACGTATCATCATAGATACTTGACTGTCTTTGAATAGGTATTTTAATTTCTTGGCTAAAATCGCTCTATTTGGAGAACTGTGTCTCTGCAGTTCCTTATTTGCCTCGTCTTCAGGATGCTAGCATGGGGCAGACTCTTGTACTAGACACAGCTCCAAAGGAGATTAGCCTGCCTGCGGCTGGTGCCTGGGCACTGTTTACAATGTTGGTATATGCCAAACATTTCCAGGTGTGGGGCCAGAAGTTTTAATAACTGATTGCTGAATACCTCAAAATATGGTGGTTTAAAACAATCAACACCTTTATCTTGTGAATTCCTAACCAGCAGGATGAGGAGGGGCTCAGACAGGTAGCTCTGAAGAGATTGCAGGCAAGCCGTCAGCTGGGGCGGTAGTGGGGTCAAGGCTTGACTAAGGCTAGAAAACCCAGTCACACACTTCTGCCTTCTGACCCCGGTCCTTCCCATAGACCTGATTTAGTATCTTGCAAGATGGAAGTTGGGTTCCCTAGTAAGCTTCGTGAGGGATAAGCAAGGAAGAAGCCAGATATCTTTAATATCCTAATCTGAAATGTCACAACCACTCTATCACATTCTGGTCAATGGCCATGAAGCCTGTCCTCCAGACAGTAGAAACAAATTAAGCTCTATCCTTTTGAAGAAAAGCTAAAGAACATGTAGACATATTTCACACCATCACAAGGCAATTCCTGGGTAGTATCTGGTAAGTACACTGtttaaatgtttacttattttatagtATGAATGTTctaatgttctgcctgcatgtatatatgtataccacatatccatggaaggcagaagaaggtgttggatcctctgaaaaTGAAGCTACCGATgcttgtgagcaaccatgtgggcagtgggaatcaaacccagccagctcttaaccacttagggacatgtgtacatatgtgtatggacCTGTGTGATGAATGTGGAGTTGTGcacttgtgaaggtcagagggcaattttgTGAGTTAGCTCCTTccttccagggactgaactcatgttAGGCTTGTGTGACAgctgcctttacccactgagacaccTCAATGGcctatgttttggtttttgagatagggtcttattatgtagaccagactgacctccaaTTCTTGATTTCCCTTCtgcagcctccccagtgctatgaATGTATATCAATGGTTACGAATGTATCACCACAGTTATCTCTAAtaatgagttttaattttttaaaaatttttctacCATGTTTTTAGCACACATTGGCTTGAAAATCAGAGGAAAGCTGTGTCTGTTATGAGAAAGACACATGCGTGCTCACTGATGCATACGCACTGTTTCAGATGATCCTTGGAAAGAGCTACTCTTTCTCTGCGccgtttttcttctttctcttggtcTTCTTTAAGAGCTTTTTCATCGTTGAGCTTCACTTGTTCCTCCCATTTTTTATCTGATTTCACTGCATTCTTTTTGTACTGAATCTGGACATCACGCTCTTTCATAACTCTACTGAGAAGAAGTCCtgactacaaaaaaaaatcacactatttTAAGAAAGCTATATAAAATTCTATAGGGAAAACTGTTAACTATGCatgttaaatatacatttatataaatagaagAGAAGCAGATAGTACGTGAAAGTGTTTCACTCTCTCTGTCTGGTAAAACTGACACTGCTTAGCACTTTCGatggccttctttctttctccttctttatatatttcttcctcCAGATCAAGAATTTTTCTTTCAGCCTCAATCTCTTCATCACGCTTTTGCTTGGCTTTAAGTTTCTGTTCTTTCATTCCCtgtgaaaagacaaaataatatctctctctctctccttttcagtgttggggatcaaacccagggccatgTGGTCAAACCCCAACACAAaagcaatttttttgtttttgtttttcaatgaacTGACCCATAATTTAATATCCATCCATGATCACTTAAATTTCATTATGAATTTTTATTGTTTGCATAATTCATTAGGAAACATGAACATACactttgtattaatttttaaatagtggTTAGTTAGTTTATGTGcatggctgttttgcctgtatgcatgcctgtgcaccacatgcttgcCTGGTACCTGAgggggccagaagagagtgttggacgTCCTGGGACTGAACATTGTGAACTCTCATGTatgtgctggaaatcaaacccagatcttctggaagggccgtcggtgctcttaaccacttagccatctctccagcactgaactaatttttaatttaatttttagatggGTAATACATTTACATGATTCGAAATCCAAAACTATTGATGGGGTACGTAATGAATTTCTTGTTCCAATCCTAAGACTTCACGAAGATTAAAAACTTTTCTATTGAGCACTCCTCCACTACTGGTGGGATTGTaggctggtgcaaccactctggaaatcagtctggcagtacctcagaaaatttgacatagtactacccagggacccagcaataccactcctgggcatatagccagaagatgcttcaacatgtaataagaacacatgctatgttcatagcagccttatttataataaccagaagctggaaagaacccagatgtccctcaacagaggaatagatgcagaaaatatgGCAATTAACACAATggagttattaaaaacaatgaattcatgaaattcttaggcagatggatggaactgaagagtatcatcctgagtgaggtactcAGTCGCagaggaacacacatggtgtgtgcTCACTGATgggtggatgttagcccagaagctcggaatacctaagatacaattcacagaccacatgaagctcaagaaaaaggaagagcaaagtgtgggtgctttggttcttcttagaagggagaacaaaaatcccatgggaggagttacagagacaaagtatggagcagagacttaaggaaaggccatccagaggctgccccacctggggatccatcccatatacaaccaccaaacccagacactattgtggatgccaacaagtgctcgctgac
The DNA window shown above is from Mus pahari chromosome 3, PAHARI_EIJ_v1.1, whole genome shotgun sequence and carries:
- the Ccdc173 gene encoding coiled-coil domain-containing protein 173 isoform X3; amino-acid sequence: MKEQKLKAKQKRDEEIEAERKILDLEEEIYKEGERKKAIESAKQCQFYQTERVKHFHSGLLLSRVMKERDVQIQYKKNAVKSDKKWEEQVKLNDEKALKEDQEKEEKRRRERVALSKDHLKQIKEHKEEEEARKKSEEKDAEEIKRQNLLYEIEMKKNLSKKQEERDASRKLFLDSMHDKNIIRAVEQQQQEEEDEKIRKFIKAKKRLIQMRMDKEAETHRLMEERRGRINNFLSKLIKEKLDTEDLIISRDISEADAELEKREKEKHEKKQADLKAIADYRASVMKNKEEEERQRKIEAKEQLQAILKADKIFQELEKEKSLKAARERLEIQDAHIQQIAINKCNAKQMKEEELDYWKLTEALTVEKEKEFEKYAREVINFESESTKKYAYPMVKAMQEGVGGGRGPPFVGRGGIRPSYQATDATGVQLPFFKSQGSKYNDFQKSKRRLGFTW
- the Ccdc173 gene encoding coiled-coil domain-containing protein 173 isoform X1, which codes for MQVRFGRRSGQAKESQGMDCFEKEEIPYPPLLPSKEDLQQITIIPHAEWERIRDSLNRLTREAAVLRAERAAKKKMHVKSQELVKHWTNTYAGMKEQKLKAKQKRDEEIEAERKILDLEEEIYKEGERKKAIESAKQCQFYQTERVKHFHSGLLLSRVMKERDVQIQYKKNAVKSDKKWEEQVKLNDEKALKEDQEKEEKRRRERVALSKDHLKQIKEHKEEEEARKKSEEKDAEEIKRQNLLYEIEMKKNLSKKQEERDASRKLFLDSMHDKNIIRAVEQQQQEEEDEKIRKFIKAKKRLIQMRMDKEAETHRLMEERRGRINNFLSKLIKEKLDTEDLIISRDISEADAELEKREKEKHEKKQADLKAIADYRASVMKNKEEEERQRKIEAKEQLQAILKADKIFQELEKEKSLKAARERLEIQDAHIQQIAINKCNAKQMKEEELDYWKLTEALTVEKEKEFEKYAREVINFESESTKKYAYPMVKAMQEGVGGGRGPPFVGRGGIRPSYQATDATGVQLPFFKSQGSKYNDFQKSKRRLGFTW
- the Ccdc173 gene encoding coiled-coil domain-containing protein 173 isoform X2, with product MDCFEKEEIPYPPLLPSKEDLQQITIIPHAEWERIRDSLNRLTREAAVLRAERAAKKKMHVKSQELVKHWTNTYAGMKEQKLKAKQKRDEEIEAERKILDLEEEIYKEGERKKAIESAKQCQFYQTERVKHFHSGLLLSRVMKERDVQIQYKKNAVKSDKKWEEQVKLNDEKALKEDQEKEEKRRRERVALSKDHLKQIKEHKEEEEARKKSEEKDAEEIKRQNLLYEIEMKKNLSKKQEERDASRKLFLDSMHDKNIIRAVEQQQQEEEDEKIRKFIKAKKRLIQMRMDKEAETHRLMEERRGRINNFLSKLIKEKLDTEDLIISRDISEADAELEKREKEKHEKKQADLKAIADYRASVMKNKEEEERQRKIEAKEQLQAILKADKIFQELEKEKSLKAARERLEIQDAHIQQIAINKCNAKQMKEEELDYWKLTEALTVEKEKEFEKYAREVINFESESTKKYAYPMVKAMQEGVGGGRGPPFVGRGGIRPSYQATDATGVQLPFFKSQGSKYNDFQKSKRRLGFTW